The Arachis ipaensis cultivar K30076 chromosome B07, Araip1.1, whole genome shotgun sequence genome includes a window with the following:
- the LOC107607973 gene encoding cytochrome P450 71D10 — MDFQSLISIFTTFLFLLMLLKSTIKKFSSSKDITNLPPGPRKLPIIGNMHNLVGSMPHECLRNLASKYGPLMHLQLGEVSHIIVTSPEMAQEIMKTQDLNFCDRPNLLFARIIAYNRKDIVFGHYGDYWRHVRKICTMELLTAKRVQSFRHIREAEVSDLVKAISQSQGSIFNLSQKILSMTYGISARIAFGKKYSYQEFFISSMEKVLQIGGENCIADLYPSIRVVLEMISRNKAKLEELHIKTDKVLQDIIDDHRNRKDDKCEEEGNEDLVDILLKFQQKDFEYPLTDDNIKAVIQDIFAGGGETSSAVVEWAMAEMIKKPKVMEAAQAEVRRVYGSKGYVDESELHQLTYLKSIIKETLRLHPSLPLLVPRENKEPCQIKGYQIPSNSRIIINAWAIGRDPRYWVDAMEFKPERFVDNYSIDSRGTNFDFIPFGGGRRMCPGIAFATPNMELPLAQLLYHFDWKLPNGIKNEKLDMTELFGITIRRRNDLCLIPIIHHQP, encoded by the exons ATGGATTTTCAGAGCCTTATCTCCATCTTCACCACCTTCCTCTTTCTCTTAATGCTATTGAAATCAACCATCAAGAAATTTAGTTCTTCCAAGGATATTACCAATTTACCCCCAGGACCAAGAAAACTACCCATAATAGGAAACATGCACAACCTTGTAGGATCAATGCCCCATGAATGCCTAAGAAACTTAGCATCCAAATATGGACCCTTAATGCACCTTCAACTAGGAGAAGTGTCCCACATCATAGTTACATCACCTGAAATGGCACAAGAGATTATGAAGACTCAAGATCTCAACTTTTGTGATAGGCCAAACCTTCTCTTTGCAAGAATCATTGCTTACAATCGCAAAGACATTGTCTTTGGCCACTATGGAGATTATTGGAGGCACGTACGAAAGATATGCACCATGGAATTATTAACAGCAAAGCGTGTTCAATCTTTTAGGCACATAAGAGAAGCAGAGGTTTCAGACTTGGTCAAAGCAATATCTCAAAGTCAAGGCTCCATTTTTAATCTCTCTCAAAAGATTTTATCAATGACCTATGGAATCTCGGCTAGAATAGCATTtg GTAAAAAATATAGCTATCAGGAATTTTTTATATCATCTATGGAGAAAGTATTGCAAATAGGAGGAGAAAATTGCATAGCTGATCTGTATCCTTCAATTAGAGTAGTGCTTGAAATGATAAGTAGAAACAAAGCTAAGCTTGAAGAACTTCATATAAAGACTGATAAGGTATTACAAGACATCATAGATGATCATAGAAATAGAAAAGATGACAAATGTGAAGAAGAAGGCAATGAGGATCTAGTTGATATTCTTCTCAAGTTTCAACAAAAAGATTTTGAATATCCCTTGACTGATGACAACATCAAAGCAGTCATCCAG GACATATTTGCTGGTGGTGGAGAAACATCCTCAGCGGTTGTGGAATGGGCAATGGCTGAAATGATAAAGAAACCAAAAGTGATGGAAGCTGCACAAGCTGAAGTTAGAAGAGTTTATGGTAGCAAAGGGTATGTGGATGAATCAGAATTGCACCAATTGACATACCTTAAGTCTATCATCAAAGAAACCTTAAGGTTACATCCATCTCTGCCATTGTTAGTTCCTAGAGAGAACAAAGAACCATGCCAAATCAAAGGGTATCAAATTCCATCCAATTCTAGAATCATTATCAATGCTTGGGCAATTGGAAGAGATCCAAGGTATTGGGTTGATGCCATGGAATTTAAGCCTGAGAGGTTTGTTGATAATTATTCAATTGATAGTAGAGGCACAAACTTTGATTTTATTCCATTTGGTGGTGGAAGAAGAATGTGTCCCGGGATTGCATTTGCTACACCAAACATGGAGTTGCCACTTGCTCAACTTCTTTACCATTTTGATTGGAAGCTTCCCAATGGAATCAAGAATGAGAAACTTGATATGACTGAGTTGTTTGGGATCACTATAAGAAGAAGAAATGATCTCTGCCTGATTCCCATTATTCATCATCAACCTTAA